The DNA sequence AGGGTGAGTTTCAACTTGTTATTAGTACGTCTCATGGGCAGTCCTTTCGGCGTTCGACCTTTTAATGCTGTGCCTAGGGTGATGACACATTAAGGTGTTAGGTGTGACTGAGTTAACTTTCTGGGTGTGACAGAGTTTTTTGTTAGCTTAATATGAAAACACCTGCTTCAAGGGATCGAAGCAGGTGTTTTTCGGCTATTACCTAAGATTACATAGTGTAGCTAAATCCTAGGAAATATTGGCGACCAAAGCTCTGGATGGTACCAGTTTGGTGCGTCTGACCGAAGTAGGTCTTGTTAGCTTCATCTGTCAGGTTATTAACCTGGAACAGGAACTTAAGACCATTGTCCATCGCATAAGATGCCTGGTAGTCGAGAATGGTTTCTGCATCGAAGAAGGCCAGCTGAGATTCAACCGCAACTTGCTCAGAAACATACTCACTACGATAACGCATGCTCAAACGGGTATCGAAACCATCCAAGGTGTAGAACAGGGTGGTGTTCAATACGTGCTCAGACAGGCCTGGCAGCGGGATAGCTAAGCTTTCACCACTTAGGTCGGTTTCAAACTCTACTTCACTGTCAGAGTATGCGTAACTGCCGGTGAAACCTAGGCCGCTCAGTGCGCCCGGTAGGAAGTCGAATACCTGAGTGTAGGCAAGTTCGATACCGCGAATATAACCGCCGTTATCGTTGTTAACCGCCGTCTGGTACTGGCCTTCATTCTTAACGACAGGGAACTCTACACCGTTGTCGACAATAGTGTCTGGCACGATGAAGCCTGCTTCTTCGAAGTCAAATGGCTGGATAGTGAAGTTGTTGATGAATGACTTGATGTCTTTGTAGAACACGGCAAAGACGATCGCACCTTCAGACTCTTCAAAGTAGTGCTCATATGACAGGTCGTACTGATCGGCATAGAAAGGATCCAGTAGCGGACTGGTGTTACCCCATGCGTTGTACTTCTTGTAACCTGGTGTTGCAGAGTCGTCATACCAAGAACCCATACCAGACTTAAGCTTGTCGATTGGTGGACGAGCCATAACCGATGCTGCGGCAAAACGGATCTGATCGTTTTGTGTCAGGTGGAAGTTCAAGTTAACCGAAGGTAGGTAGTCGGTGTAAGACTTACCCACTTTGTTGTGGATATAGTCGGTGCTGACCACGCCTTTTTCATCGACGATCTCTTCACCCAGACCGAAACCTACTTGTTGTAGACCTGTACTTGACTGATCTGTGTTAACCACACGCAGGCCGATGTTACCTGTTACAGGGATGCTACCAATTTCGAAGTCCAGGTTAGCCTGAACATAACCGGCTAGCACGTCTTCATTTACCGTACCGCTTTGGATCATGGTCCAGTTGTTGGCCCAGTTAGCAGTAGGGACGAAAGGATCTTGTCCTGTTGCCGCCAGTTGTGCGTTAACCAGATCCACTGCCTTATCAAAGTCGATAGCTAGGAAGCTTGGGTAGCCTGAAAGCTCACCGCCAAAGTTAACCACACGGGTCATATCATCGGTCAGGGCTAGCACAGGTTGATTGTCTGGGTTGGTGCCAAATTCGAAACCATAACCGGCTTGAGAGCGCTGCGCGTTGAACTCACGCTCAGAGTATCTTACGCCGACGTCGATAGACGACACGAAGCTATTGTCTAACTGGTAGTTTAGGTCGAGTTTGTAGGCGATCAGATCGTTTTGTTGATCATAAGGCCACATACCCACTTCTCTCAGACCTAGGGTCGAAGTATCTGTGTAATCCTTGGCGAAACTGATGTCGGCTGGATTGAGGTTGTTTAGTTTATAAGTGATCGACTCGGCCGATCTAACATTGTTAGCCATGTCGTCATAGATAACGGCGCGGGTACCGCCGTTGACGAATTCACCGTCGGCAGAAGAGTAGCTGATGTCTGCGGCGATGGTGAGGTTTTCACCGTTGGTCCATTCGATGTTAACGGCACCAGAGGTGAGCTCTGAGTATTTTGAGTCGTTATCGTTAACCACAAAAACGGCAAAGTTATCGGTACCATCGGTAGATACTGTACCACCGATCATAGAGCCGTCTTCGACAATGGCGTCACTGATCTGACCGTTCTTTAATGATTTCACACGGAAACCGCGGGCAAAGTTCTCTGAATCGAACTTAGAGTGGAAGATGTCGCCCTTAAAGCTCCAGTTGTCATTGGGTTGCCAGTGGATGGCGCCCATGTAACCGTCACGGGTGTCGGTACCACCTTTTTGTTGCATCTCGAAGCCTTCGCTGATGGACTCAAGATTGCCATCACCGTTGACATCGCGTCTGTCGTCGTTGAAACGAAGGCCGATGAACTGGCTTGCTACATAAGGTTGATAAAGATGGGCGTAACCCACGGCAACACCAAGGGTTTCATCGAGGAACTTACCTTGGTACGAGAAGCTTAGACGGTTGCCATATTCTTCTGCGTCGGCAATTTCACCGGCGCGGTCGTTAAAGCTACCACGAGCGTTAACGGTAAAGTTGTGGTCTTTTGGTGCCTGCAGCGGGTCAGCTGTTTTAAGCTCGACTGTGCCGGCAACACCACCTTCGATGAGAGAAGCCTTTGGCGACTTATAAACTTGCGCCTGGTTGATCAGCTCAGAAGGGTAT is a window from the Shewanella loihica PV-4 genome containing:
- a CDS encoding TonB-dependent receptor encodes the protein MFQFKPNLLTLALLSAGVCINVYAADNEAAKAEAAATTQDESIEVIEVRGFRTSVIKSLNNKRFADTVSETISADDLGALPDQSIADALTRLPGVTAVRTGGQASGLNIRGLDGDFVAATLNGREQVTTGGKRAIEFDQYPSELINQAQVYKSPKASLIEGGVAGTVELKTADPLQAPKDHNFTVNARGSFNDRAGEIADAEEYGNRLSFSYQGKFLDETLGVAVGYAHLYQPYVASQFIGLRFNDDRRDVNGDGNLESISEGFEMQQKGGTDTRDGYMGAIHWQPNDNWSFKGDIFHSKFDSENFARGFRVKSLKNGQISDAIVEDGSMIGGTVSTDGTDNFAVFVVNDNDSKYSELTSGAVNIEWTNGENLTIAADISYSSADGEFVNGGTRAVIYDDMANNVRSAESITYKLNNLNPADISFAKDYTDTSTLGLREVGMWPYDQQNDLIAYKLDLNYQLDNSFVSSIDVGVRYSEREFNAQRSQAGYGFEFGTNPDNQPVLALTDDMTRVVNFGGELSGYPSFLAIDFDKAVDLVNAQLAATGQDPFVPTANWANNWTMIQSGTVNEDVLAGYVQANLDFEIGSIPVTGNIGLRVVNTDQSSTGLQQVGFGLGEEIVDEKGVVSTDYIHNKVGKSYTDYLPSVNLNFHLTQNDQIRFAAASVMARPPIDKLKSGMGSWYDDSATPGYKKYNAWGNTSPLLDPFYADQYDLSYEHYFEESEGAIVFAVFYKDIKSFINNFTIQPFDFEEAGFIVPDTIVDNGVEFPVVKNEGQYQTAVNNDNGGYIRGIELAYTQVFDFLPGALSGLGFTGSYAYSDSEVEFETDLSGESLAIPLPGLSEHVLNTTLFYTLDGFDTRLSMRYRSEYVSEQVAVESQLAFFDAETILDYQASYAMDNGLKFLFQVNNLTDEANKTYFGQTHQTGTIQSFGRQYFLGFSYTM